In Tachysurus fulvidraco isolate hzauxx_2018 chromosome 3, HZAU_PFXX_2.0, whole genome shotgun sequence, a single window of DNA contains:
- the zic4 gene encoding zinc finger protein ZIC 4 — protein sequence MSVDALGSPVMDPAFSKRSTALRLVDLAGAHHHHHHHHHHTPQSVTGFPGFGGHAHSMAHAHPGEITAEPRLGPSPFGPEPMGHSAALKISPAHHYPHHHHHHHHHNHHIAGHGEVVSSPTGAFGPVQAAATVPYSMSHAAQALSAGRDFLIRRDLTAQGAMPALTEQTSGSASHHGVFVSTTGSYPGHYGHLHPDAGAHALFPGLHHEQPSNGAPGGQASNGQIRLGLPGDMYVRTDHLSQVANNRSDPFATSSPLHGLNLNMNLSTHHHHHGHGAFFRYMRQPIKQELICKWLEPESSAKKLCSKTYSTMHELVTHVTVEHVGGPEQANHVCFWEECPREGKPFKAKYKLVNHIRVHTGEKPFPCPFPGCGKVFARSENLKIHKRTHTGEKPFKCEFDGCDRRFANSSDRKKHSHVHTSDKPYNCKVRGCDKSYTHPSSLRKHMKVHCKSPPPPSSGYESSTPSLVSPSSDLGRDTLSGSQPANLSEWYVCHSSGPGGTHTPPSGSSSPDPSEGPLYQNS from the exons ATGAGCGTGGATGCGTTGGGAAGCCCCGTGATGGACCCTGCGTTTTCCAAACGGAGCACGGCACTGAGATTAGTTGACTTGGCAGGggctcaccaccatcaccatcatcatcaccaccatacCCCTCAGAGCGTGACAGGCTTCCCGGGGTTTGGCGGGCACGCGCACTCAATGGCTCACGCGCACCCTGGGGAGATCACGGCGGAACCCCGCCTGGGGCCGAGTCCATTCGGGCCAGAACCCATGGGGCATTCGGCGGCCCTCAAAATCAGCCCAGCCCATCATTatccccaccaccaccaccaccaccaccatcacaatCATCATATCGCAGGCCACGGTGAAGTGGTCTCCAGTCCAACGGGAGCTTTCGGCCCGGTGCAGGCTGCGGCGACGGTCCCGTACTCCATGTCTCACGCGGCCCAGGCGTTATCCGCAGGTAGGGATTTCCTTATTCGCCGAGATCTGACAGCTCAAGGCGCCATGCCCGCGTTGACCGAGCAGACCTCTGGTTCCGCCTCTCACCACGGAGTGTTTGTCTCGACCACAGGTAGCTACCCGGGGCACTATGGCCACCTTCACCCTGACGCCGGAGCGCATGCTCTCTTTCCTGGACTCCATCATGAGCAGCCGTCCAACGGAGCACCGGGTGGCCAAGCCTCGAACGGACAAATAAGGCTAGGCTTACCGGGCGACATGTACGTCAGGACCGATCACTTGAGTCAAGTGGCGAACAACAGATCGGATCCGTTTGCAACATCTTCGCCTCTCCACGGTCTCAATCTCAACATGAACCTCAGTactcaccatcaccatcatggACACGGTGCATTTTTCCGTTACATGAGGCAACCGATCAAGCAAGAGCTCATCTGCAAGTGGCTGGAGCCAGAAAGCTCGGCCAAGAAACTCTGCTCCAAAACTTACAGCACCATGCACGAACTGGTGACGCATGTGACCGTCGAGCACGTCGGCGGACCCGAGCAGGCGAATCATGTCTGCTTTTGGGAAGAGTGTCCGCGAGAAGGGAAACCATTTAAAGCCAAATATAAGCTCGTGAACCATATCAGAGTGCACACTGGAGAGAAACCGTTTCCGTGTCCGTTTCCTGGCTGTGGTAAAGTGTTTGCCCGGTCAGAAAACTTGAAAATCCACAAGAGGACGCACACAG gcGAAAAGCCATTCAAGTGCGAGTTTGACGGATGTGATCGACGATTCGCCAACAGCAGCGACCGGAAGAAGCACTCTCACGTGCACACCAGCGACAAGCCGTACAACTGCAAAGTGCGCGGTTGTGACAAATCCTACACACACCCGAGCTCCTTGCGCAAACACATGAAGGTGCACTGCAAGTCGCCACCGCCTCCGAGCTCCGGCTATGAGTCCTCAACCCCGTCTCTCGTGTCTCCTTCGTCCGATTTGGGCCGAGACACTCTGTCGGGATCTCAGCCTGCCAATCTGAGCGAGTGGTACGTGTGTCACAGTTCGGGTCCCGGCGGCACACACACCCCGCCGAGCGGATCGTCCTCCCCGGACCCTTCAGAGGGTCCACTGTATCAGAACTCCTGA
- the zic1 gene encoding zinc finger protein ZIC 1 — translation MLLDAGAQYPAIGVTTFGSSRHHSAGEVADREVALGINPFADGMGAFKINHGSHELGSAGQAAFSSQAPAGYAAAAALGHHHHHHHHATHVGSYSTAAAAAFNSTRDFLFRNRGFGDATGAQHSLFASAAGSFAGPHGHSDAAGHLLFPGLHEQAATHASASSVVNGQMRLGFSGDVYGRAEQYGHVASPRSDPHYASTQLHGYGPVNMNMAAHHGAGAFFRYMRQPIKQELICKWIEPEQLSNPKKSCNKTFSTMHELVTHLTVEHVGGPEQSNHVCFWEECSREGKPFKAKYKLVNHIRVHTGEKPFPCPFPGCGKVFARSENLKIHKRTHTGEKPFKCEFDGCDRRFANSSDRKKHMHVHTSDKPYLCKMCDKSYTHPSSLRKHMKVHESTSQGSQPSPAASSGYESSTPPTIVSPSTENQGSSSISPSASSTVHHTTTSTLASNFNEWYV, via the exons ATGCTCTTGGACGCGGGAGCACAGTATCCGGCGATCGGAGTGACTACTTTCGGTTCCTCCAGACATCACTCAGCGGGCGAAGTGGCGGACCGAGAAGTAGCTTTGGGGATCAATCCGTTCGCAGACGGCATGGGCGCGTTCAAAATCAACCACGGCTCGCATGAGCTCGGCTCCGCCGGTCAGGCAGCGTTCTCCTCGCAGGCACCCGCCGGGTACGCGGCCGCGGCCGCCCTGggacaccaccaccatcaccatcaccacgcGACCCACGTTGGTTCCTACTCCACGGCGGCAGCTGCGGCGTTCAATTCCACTAGGGACTTTCTCTTCCGGAACCGGGGCTTTGGAGACGCGACAGGCGCGCAACACAGCCTTTTCGCCTCTGCCGCCGGAAGCTTCGCGGGGCCACACGGGCACTCGGACGCCGCCGGGCACCTGCTTTTCCCAGGACTGCACGAGCAAGCAGCGACACACGCATCCGCTTCAAGTGTGGTGAACGGTCAGATGCGTCTGGGTTTTTCCGGCGATGTGTACGGTCGTGCTGAGCAGTACGGACACGTGGCGAGCCCTAGGTCCGATCCACACTATGCCTCAACGCAGCTACACGGCTATGGCCCCGTAAACATGAACATGGCTGCACATCACGGTGCCGGTGCCTTCTTCCGTTACATGAGGCAACCGATCAAGCAAGAGCTCATCTGTAAATGGATCGAACCGGAGCAGCTCAGCAACCCGAAAAAGTCCTGCAACAAAACTTTCAGTACCATGCACGAGCTCGTCACTCACCTGACCGTGGAGCATGTCGGCGGACCCGAACAGTCAAATCATGTCTGTTTTTGGGAAGAATGCTCACGGGAAGGAAAACCGTTCAAGGCCAAATATAAGCTCGTCAACCATATTAGAGTGCACACCGGAGAGAAACCGTTTCCGTGTCCGTTTCCAGGCTGTGGCAAAGTGTTTGCTCGATCAGAAAACCTGAAAATCCACAAGAGAACGCACACAG GTGAAAAACCTTTTAAGTGTGAGTTTGACGGCTGTGACAGGCGGTTTGCTAACAGCAGCGACCGAAAGAAACACATGCACGTCCACACGTCAGATAAACCATATCTGTGCAAAATGTGCGacaaatcatacacacatcccagCTCCCTCCGGAAACACATGAAG GTTCACGAATCGACGTCTCAGGGCTCACAGCCGTCTCCAGCAGCCAGCTCGGGCTACGAGTCCTCTACTCCTCCTACCATCGTCTCTCCATCCACAGAGAACCAGGGCAGCAGCTCCATATCGCCTTCAGCCTCCTCCACCGTTCACcacaccaccacctccaccctgGCCTCAAATTTTAACGAATGGTACGTGTAA